The Budorcas taxicolor isolate Tak-1 chromosome 16, Takin1.1, whole genome shotgun sequence genome includes the window GGTCAGGTCAGCCTGACATTTCAGGGATAGATGCAAGGTAGAGTTGGTTGTGGGAGAGAAAGTTCTAGAAAGAAAGACTGGAAGctttagaaaggaagaagtaaaaaccAATAGACTTTTTGTGATGGATTTTGATAAATAAAGATTTAAGAAGATGAAAATTTGAGAGTCAAGTTGTATGTCAGGGAATGTTCAGAAAATGGAGACCAGGAGGATTTCTGTCATTcttatttactaaaaaaaaatgcttatacTAGATGGGATTATATGTAAAACACAAACCAATTCTGCCTTTTCTCTTGAGAGCCAGCAGTTTAGGAAGAGACAGGAAAAGTGGCAGGCTGACTGGCAAGCTGATGACGACTAAGAGAAGGCCTAGAAGGAGAAGCTGAAGCCAGAGAGGGTCGCAGAATAATGGATGCCACCACGTCAGTGCGGTGGGAGCCCACAGGGAGAACCTCAGAGCCCAGCACTCTGCGGGGAACCCTCGGCAGCCTGAACAAGTGAGTGCCGGGGGCGGTGAGCGCTCCCCTCCCCTGATTTAGAAAGAGGGTCCTGGTCTATCCTGGGAAGCTTCTGCCCCAGCAGCCTTGCCACCCCTCACCAGGCTCTCGTCTCCTAAGACCGCTAAACTCTTGGCTCAGAGAGGTTTGCTCAGAACTGCTGGGAGGAAAGGAACAGGTATTGCGAACAGAAAGGAGTTGTTGGGAAGAGAGGAAATATGATAACACCACTTCCTTAGAGCTGGCTTCCTGGCATGGCTGGGTTTCTCATGCTCAGAGGCCCTCATGGCGGTCCTTGAGCTTTCCTTTGTCAAGGCCCACGGATCACTcctcaaagaaacagaaacaaaaactagTTTCTACTCTGATGGAAACAAACTGCCCACTTTTTACGCAGATGTGCTTTTAGGTCCTAAACACTTGCCAGGAatgaaaatggaatcacagatgtGATAAAGACACAGCCTTAGATCATAAAACCCCACAGAATTAATCATAGAGGTAAATCTTACAGTTAAAACCTTCAATATTATATTAACAAAAAGTCCATCAAGAGTTGAAACTTTGACACTGAGAGGTATTGATTTCAGTGCAATGATAAAAGCACAGCTCAACagcaataaattaaaaatcactgTAGTTTGGGGAGGTAAATGTCATTACCATGATAAACAAATACACGTCCCCTGCAGGTGGACAAGGTCGTTGATGGGGAAGGAATTCATAAAGTGTCAGAATCCTGCAGCACTCCTCCAATACTATTTCTACATCCATTCATTagataatttattcattcattcatttaacaaatatccaTCAGGTTCCTACTGAGTGCCAAGCACTGTGGCAGGCACAAGGTGAATAGGACCGACaaggacagcctcctggaggtTACAGTTAAGTGGGAGGGTCAGATACAAACAGATGAACGAAAGCATGGCTAGCATAACATCAGTCAGTCGTAAGCTGTGAAGAAAAACCAGGGCAGAGTAAGGGGACTGGAGTACCCAGGAGAGTGTGACCAGGGAGGACCTATCTCAGGAGGTGACATTTCAGAAGAGTCCTAAATTAAATGAGGGGATTGAACTGCGGGAGAGGGGGCAGCGGGACTGAGACAagactgtgctttgctggaaacAGCATCGAGTCCTGGTCATCAAGGTCAGAGGAAAACAGCAGGAAAGGAGGTCAGAGGCAGGcaaaggcagaagagaagaggcCGTCACATTCTCGCCTGTTAGGGACAATGGATGCTATCCCACGTGTGATGAGAAGTCATGGAGGGTTGCAAGCAGAGGGGGCACGTGATCTGATTTAACCTTTTAGAGGATCACTCTAGCTCCTGTGTGAACATAGTATGTTGGGGCCAAGAGTGAAAGCAAGGAGCTCATTAGAGAGGTTCTGGCAAAGGTCTGTGTGGAActcatggtggctcagaccgaGGTGGTGGCAATGGAGGAGCAAGAGGTGATGCTTTGGGGTAAATGTCCCGGTTAAGCAGATAGAAACTGCTGGTTAACCAGCAGTGGggtgtgaaaaagaaaacattcacgAATGGCTCCAAGGGTTTTGACCAAGCCATCAGATGACAGGAAACACCAGAGGAACAGGcttatggggggtgggggagaacaggagttctattttaaacatttttggttTGAGATGTCTATTAGGTTACTACATGGAAATGTCCAGTATGAAACTGGCTGAACAAGTCTAGAACTTATAAGGACAAAAACCTTCCCTGATGGATGACCTGGTTTCTAGTATTTAGTATTTGGAGGGGCAGGTCTGCTAGTGATGCACTCTGTAACTTCAACTGGCTGCTTCCTATAGCCAAAACAGAGCTAGCCTGGCCCTGCCCAGGAATTGCGAACAGCCCGGTCCTTGCCCAGTGCATCTGCATGGTCAAATTCCACAGCAGAGCAGGGTGTTGCTTGAAGACCAGCCCCACAAGCTGATGCTACAGGGATTATTAAACGCAAGCAACCTGGACTCTTGTCCCAGAGCTGCTCCTTAATTGTAAGTGGATAATCTCTTCCAAGCAAGACAGAAAGCTGAGGGGCAGGGAACAGGGTAAGCAGGAGCAAATGGATTTGACAAGTTTGGAAGACAGTGTGAAGCCATAGAAAGAACAGTCTTTGGGCCCAAACAGACCTAGATTCACATTCCATCATGCTCCTTCCTACCTATGTGATCTTCCCTATGTTACTCTACCTTACTGAGTCTAAATCTCAGGTTCCTTGGTCACAAAGAGAGATGGGATTGTTATACAGATTAAATAAGCTTTAATGCAAACCACTGGCATCCAGTGAGCATTCAGAAGGGATAGCTCCCTTCTCCCacatcctccttccctctctccatgaGGAGGTAACCCGCTCTTCTACCACCCAGCCCATCCCACCTCAGTTTTCCTTCCCTCGGCTCCCACCCCAAACCCTCGAGTCCTGCCTCTGGAGGAagcatctccccccaccccccacccccggcccatGGCTCGATCGTGGCCCTTGGTTTTCCTCACAGGACTGGGGAccacagcagcagcatcttttctgGGTTTGCGGCTCTCCTTGCCATCCTCCTGGTTGCGGCAGTTTTCTGCGTCCTGTGGAACTGCGGTAAACGGAAGAAGCGTGAGTCCCTTGTTTGTCCAGAGCTGACACACACTATGATCAATTGTCTAGTCTGGAATTTAAAGCCCAGCtctcagatggcacagtggtaaagaatcggcctgccaatgcaggatatgcaggagatgtagattcgctccctgggtcaggaagatccccttgaggaagaaatggcaacccactccaatgttcttgtctggaaaaatcccatggacaggggcctggcaggcaacagtccatggggtcacatggagtcagacatgatggagcacaGACACGCACATCGCCCTCCCGAGATAAACCGTTGCACCGAGGAGTCCTCTGTTCTTACCTGTGTGTAAACACAGGTCATTGTCTCCGTCGGGATCACAAGCCGTGGCTCTGAAAGCTCCGTGCTGAGTCGAGCTTCATTCTAAAAGCCATGCCCTGGTGCCCTGTGCCCAtttcttcttcctgcttctgTCTCCTGAGTCCCCTGTTCTTCTAGCTCAAAGGCATTGGTCAAGTCTGGAAACACGTTTTTCATAATACATGGTGAGGGTGGGGAATATTTTCAGGCGCAGTCTCTTCCCCAGTTCTGTGCGGCTAAGCCCAGCCATGACCTCTGTGTCTCTCATTGTCTTGCAGGGCAAGTTCCCTACCTCCGAGTTACCATCACGCCCTTGTTGACTCTGCCTCGACCCAGACAGCGAGCCAAAAATATTTATGACCTCTTGCCCCGAAGACAAGAAGAGCTGGGtaggtttttctttctcatccatGGAATCCAGGCCTACAGAACTTCTGCCCCCAGAATATAGGTCTCACCTGCAAAAGCGGCTTTTTCTAAGCATGCTACCGTCCTGCTCTTCAGGAAGCCGGCAAGAGGACGGGACAGACAGATGGCAAGGTTCACCTCCAGTGGGGCCTGGGGGCTTGAAGAGGGAGCAGGGAGTCATCGGGGTCAGGGATCTGGTTTGGGATTTTCTCCAACTTCATTGAGGAATGACTGGCATATGCCACTGTATGAGTTTACAGAGTACAGCATGATAATTTGATTACATAGACTACAGTTTTGGTTTCTCTTGATGTAGTTAGCTGGGTATGTCTAAGGTTGGGAAAGACACACAGGAGGAGAACATGGCCTCCAGCCTCAAGTCAGGGAGGGCTCACCCGAGAAGACTCCTCCCAGCCAGCCTCCTCGAGTCCTGTGTTAGTGTCCATTTGTCCTCAGCGAGCTGAGGAGTGTTCCTGGTCTCCCAGCTCATCATCCTTGAAGCCCTGATCCTCTCCCCACAGAACACTGGCCCCCAAATACCAGATATCAGACAGGTCCACTTCACCCAGAATGTGAGGACTGAACAGGCTGAAGCACTTGGAGGACTGGCTGACTGTGCTCAGGGTTTGCTCTCTGTCCTTTCAGGAAGACATCCCTCAAGGAGCATCCGTATTGTCAGCACCGAAAGCCTCCTCTCCAGGAATTCTGACAGCCCTCCATCTGAGCACGTGGTAAGAGTGAAGCTAAACGACAGTCCCTTTGGGAGAAATGACGTGTCTCTGGCAGAAGAGCTGAAGTGCAAGAGTTCTAGGTTTTGCTTCTTGTTTCACTATAAACAGCACCCCAGGCCCTATTAGTAAATGGGGAGACTAGCCTCAGGACCGCCCTACCACCCAAGGCAAAAAATTTCGAAAGAGAGGAGTAAGTGCTTGAGATTTTAAGAAAGGCACCAAGGCACATGTGTTCATGGATACTTGTTGGAACCGAAATGTACTGCTTTAACAAAGACACGATAATGCGTTTTTCCAAATAAGTGTTGTCTCCTGTACCGTAATTACCTTGGGAGGGTACATAAATTTTCCTACAGGGCTGTTGGTGCTCAAAGCATCCTTAAAGTTCTGCTTTGGGAATTACTTCCAAGCCTATGTCAAATTGTTTCCATCTTCCTCCATAGCAGAAATACTCATCAGTCACTCAGCACTGCGACTGGTGTCAGAAGTGCTGAGCGTGTTGGGGATACCTTTGCGTCTGGTTCTGCAGTCAGCTCCCAAAGAGGAGACGCACAGCAGTGTGGGGCAGAGGGACTGTCCTGAAGATCAGGGCGCTCGTTTCTGTAGATAAGTCCTTGTTAGcttgttaaagaatttttttcttcggTTTTACCGCATCCCTGGGTGAGTACAGCCATGGTGCCGCTGCTGCCGATTTGCTCGTTACCCAGCCTTTCGTTACCCAGGGCTGCTGATTGGCTCGTTACCCAGCCTTTCCTTACTCAGGGACGCAGGTTTGATGACCACGTGGCCGCCTCCAAGTCACCACAtttgcttcctcctcctcttgcaTGTCCCATTCTTAGGCTCTGGTCCTGCTTCTAAGACTTCCTAGGGCAGCAGGTCCACGTGGCTATAAAAAGAAGAGTGGAGGAAATCCACTGCTTAAGCTAGTTCTCGGATTCAGCTGAGCCCTGAGGGGATTTTGCACCTAGAGTTTAGATCTCAAGCTGACTTAAACCTACAAACATGTTTGGATTGTACTCTGTACTGTTTGAAGGACGTTTTGAACCagttgccaacatttaaaaaccTAAGAGATTTCACACTGAAGTCCAGATATTCAGCCTTTTTTGAAAATCAGACGTCCTGGAAACATCAGACCAGCATTCCTAAATGGCCGTAGCTGATCTGTGTGTCAGCTGCGCCCATACTAATAACAGCAAGCATTTCGTAGTGTCCCCTTTGTGCCAGGAGCTAAACAATTCACAGacagtaattctttttttcttcacaaaaatCACATGGTATTGATATTATTATGATTATCCCCATTGTATAAGttaggaagctgaggcacagtgAGATTAGGTAACTTGTGTAAACTCAGCACAGAGTGGTAAGGTTAGGGCTTGCACCCTCAGTCTGAACTTAAGCCTCTATCTTTAGCCACTGTGCTGGGCCTAGCAATATGTTCTGGGGtggcaggctctctctagttcATAATACTTCCCCCACTGAACCCCCACATGTGGCCAGAAACTAGTTACAACTTACTGTCACATTTACACTGCTGCTTTCCTTAAACCCAGCCCACTTCACTCATCCCAACCTGGCGTGGGAAGCCTTGTGATCTGAGACCCCTGcttcagaggctttctctgcagTGGAGAGCTGAGTGAGGAGCCGTTAGATACAGCAGTACCAGGTAGGGAGAAGAAAGGGCTTGTCCTTATTCCTACTCCTGCCCTGTCACTCGCCTTCTCTTCTTACTTACAGCCCTCCCAAGCAGGCGACGCCCTCCACATGCACAGAGCCCGTACTCACGCCGTGGGGTATGCAGTGGGCATCTATGACAATGCCACGTGGCCCCAGACGTGTGGAAACCTTGCTCCCTCGCCTCACTATGTCAATGTCAGAGCTTCAAGAGGTTCCCCGAGCACTTCTTCAGAGGATTCGAGAGACTATGTCAATATCCCCACAGCCAAGGAGCTTGCTGAGACTTTGGCTTCTGACAGTAACCCTCCTGGGAACCTCTTCATCCTCCCAAGCACCAAGGAGCTGGCACTGTCTGAAGAAATAGATGAGGGTTGTGGGAACGCCAGTGACTGCACCAGTTTGGGGTCTCCAGGAACCGATAACAGTGACCCACTCAGCGATGGGGAAGGGTCTTCTCAGACCTCGAATGACTATGTCAACGTGGCAGAGTTGGACCTCGGGACCCCCCGAGGGAAGCAGCTCCGGGGGACGTTTCAGTGCCGCAGGGATTATGAAAATGTACCACCAGGTCCCAGTAGCAGcaagcagcaggaggaggaagtgacatCCTCAAACACACACCATGTAGAGGGCAGGACAGACGGTCCAGAGACCCACATCCTACCTGCCGTGCAGTCAGGGAGCTTCCTGGCTTCAAAGGATTACGTGGCCTGTCAGTCGTCTGCCCACAGTGAGACCGGGCCGTGGAAACATGCAGAAGAGACATCAAGTGAGGACTCTCATGACTATGAGAATGTGTGAGCTGCCGAGGCAGGCGCAGGGGCTGAGCAGCGGCCTGACCCACGGCTCTTTCCTGACAAACTGAGACCCAGCCACCCAACCGGCAAGCTACATGACGTGGTCGCTGCTGCAAGAGTCACCCTTGACGACCCTGTATTTCAGTGGTTTCATTTGGTTAGGCTAAGGAGATGAAATGAGCAAGGAGCTAAGGGGCTCTCAAAAGCAGAGTTCTGAGAAAGCCAGAAAGTAATTCTTCTCAGCAAGGTTCTGTTACCTCTAGTACCAACTTAAGAATGTTTGCTGAAACTACCTTACAGAATTGTTAGGAGGTTAAAAACAGAAGAGTCCTTTAGTGCGCAGTGGAAACACGATGTAGCCTAAAATCATTGGCTTTGCTAATACCAGCAGGCTGCAAAGCTAGAATAGATTATTTGGTAATCCAGGCAGAGGCCAAAAGGAATGAAGCaattggagtggggtgggggggggggggggggaagagttTCCACTCTAGAATGAGTGTGGACCACCAAACGctggagaaaataataattctcaTCATTGCTAAGGGGATTGCAAGCCATAAGCTTCACTCTGGAAAATTGTTCATCAATTTCTTATTAACATACACTTATTATATAACCCAGTCATTCCAGTATTAGGTATTTATCCAAGTGTAAAGGTTGTgttcacaagagaaaaaaaaaaaacacctcatacATGactgtttatagcagctttattcatgattGTGAAAACTTGGAAATAAGTCTTTCAacaggtgagtggataaacaagCTGTCCTGTAGTCACACAATGAATTTATCCACACTCAACGGTAAAAATGAGTGAAGTGTATAGAttcatgcaacaacatggacaaatattaaacacattttgctaagtgaaagaagctataCGTAAAAATCTACATATTGTATGGTTCTACTTATACGCCATTtctgaaaaaagcaaaactgtggaggcagaaaacagatcagtggttgagAGGCTTGGGAAGCGGGAACAAAGGAGCTGTACAAGGAAATTTTTAGGACAATGTTTCTATAAGGTGATTGATACTTGACTGTATGCGTttgtcaaaacacacacacaaaaagcccATACAGCACAAAGGATGACTTTATTACATGCAAATTTTAAAACCTCACCAGGCTGTTGGGGGGCCCACAATATAATGCAGAGTgtaaaaattttatgaaattttgtaaaaattgaaTTGGTTTTACAAATGTATGACATAATGTCACTGAAGGGAGTGGGGGAAAATTGAGCTGGCCCAAGtaactttggaaaacaatatttTGCTTGAAAATGTAAGATGAagacacaaagagctgaacacaaacaCTGCAGTGTAATTGATAAATTTGTGTCTCATGGGAATATAGTTTAGCAATTTTGAAACTAAGTATATCTCGAGTTGAACAAGTAAGTAAATATGATACAGGTAAGGagaggcagtggcaccccactccagtactcttgcctggaaaatcccatggacggaggaccctggtaggctgcagtccatggggtcgctgagggtcggacacgactgagcgacttcactttcacttttcattttcatgcattggagaaggaaatggcaacccactccagtgttcttgcctggagaatc containing:
- the LAX1 gene encoding lymphocyte transmembrane adapter 1; the protein is MDATTSVRWEPTGRTSEPSTLRGTLGSLNKTGDHSSSIFSGFAALLAILLVAAVFCVLWNCGKRKKRQVPYLRVTITPLLTLPRPRQRAKNIYDLLPRRQEELGRHPSRSIRIVSTESLLSRNSDSPPSEHVPSQAGDALHMHRARTHAVGYAVGIYDNATWPQTCGNLAPSPHYVNVRASRGSPSTSSEDSRDYVNIPTAKELAETLASDSNPPGNLFILPSTKELALSEEIDEGCGNASDCTSLGSPGTDNSDPLSDGEGSSQTSNDYVNVAELDLGTPRGKQLRGTFQCRRDYENVPPGPSSSKQQEEEVTSSNTHHVEGRTDGPETHILPAVQSGSFLASKDYVACQSSAHSETGPWKHAEETSSEDSHDYENV